A genome region from Paenibacillus pabuli includes the following:
- a CDS encoding hybrid sensor histidine kinase/response regulator, which produces MKSILIVEDEQAIARVLAAYLRKAGFDVRHAADGPTALTLFDSDVPALVLLDVMLPGMDGWDLLRLIREKSPCPVIMLTALDDIQDRLNGLNAGADDYMSKPFMPEEVVARVNAVLRRNPHWTAEGEGKRYFGNLVIDLAGVTHELKTPVTSIKGLVMAVRDDIVSPQEGKEFLDIALKESERMERMVADLLDYNAMSAGSVAVRHERIDLNLLVGEIIYQWKIAYEDQSPEVALHVRAGTLYTIGDALRIQQIIVNLLNNGLQATASGQTTLFDIRLRAEEQYLFVDVQDNGTGIAEEDRSKIFERFYRGEIKKRRTRGLGLGLTYSRLLAQAQGGDLTLTSSSPKGSQFTLKLPRWKSPDATTLEKAYRSPVNA; this is translated from the coding sequence TTGAAATCCATACTTATTGTCGAGGATGAGCAAGCGATTGCACGCGTGCTGGCTGCTTATCTGAGAAAAGCGGGTTTTGATGTCCGTCATGCCGCAGATGGACCCACTGCTCTAACTTTATTTGATTCTGACGTACCTGCCCTGGTCCTGCTTGATGTAATGCTGCCAGGGATGGATGGTTGGGATCTGCTGCGGCTGATTCGTGAAAAAAGCCCTTGCCCTGTCATTATGCTAACTGCACTGGATGACATCCAGGATCGTCTCAACGGGCTAAATGCCGGGGCTGACGATTATATGAGCAAACCCTTCATGCCGGAGGAAGTGGTTGCAAGAGTTAACGCCGTACTTCGCCGCAATCCACATTGGACCGCGGAAGGGGAAGGCAAACGTTATTTTGGCAATCTGGTCATTGATCTGGCAGGCGTTACCCATGAGCTGAAAACCCCAGTTACCTCCATCAAAGGACTGGTTATGGCTGTGCGAGATGATATTGTCAGCCCGCAGGAAGGCAAAGAGTTTCTTGATATCGCATTAAAAGAATCCGAGCGTATGGAACGCATGGTGGCTGACCTTCTGGACTATAATGCCATGAGTGCAGGCAGTGTCGCCGTACGCCATGAGCGCATTGATCTGAATCTGCTGGTTGGGGAGATAATTTATCAGTGGAAAATTGCTTATGAGGATCAATCGCCAGAGGTTGCATTGCATGTACGTGCAGGGACATTGTATACGATTGGTGACGCATTGCGGATTCAGCAGATTATCGTCAATCTGCTCAATAACGGTTTGCAGGCCACAGCTTCTGGGCAAACCACGCTGTTCGATATTCGCCTGCGTGCCGAAGAACAATATCTCTTCGTGGACGTGCAGGACAACGGCACGGGCATCGCCGAGGAAGATCGATCCAAAATATTTGAACGTTTCTACCGTGGCGAGATCAAAAAACGCCGGACTCGGGGATTGGGACTTGGGCTCACTTACAGCCGCCTTCTCGCTCAAGCGCAAGGTGGAGATCTCACCCTTACCTCTAGCAGCCCCAAAGGAAGTCAGTTTACTCTAAAACTGCCACGCTGGAAGTCACCTGATGCGACGACTTTGGAAAAAGCGTACCGTTCACCCGTAAATGCTTAG
- a CDS encoding AAA family ATPase has translation MSKTNHINRIPRAKGMDMAAFYSPKECARKVKHIIFSQENERVIEEFLTILDMKERFVEHDVPMPNKLVMFGPPGTGKTLTASYLASRLNLPLVLVRLDAIIHSHLGETATNVRKLFEYARMNPCVLFLDEFDAIGRTRESNDEVKEMARVVNTLLQCLDEFEGDSVLVAATNLETQLDHAVWRRFDTKITYGMPDEESRQRYINKLVGQFEHQPDLKAYMCKQLKGCSFADVEQIVLKAKRKAIIADSPLHEQLITDAYDEYMPRLLST, from the coding sequence ATGAGCAAAACCAATCATATAAATCGTATTCCCCGTGCCAAGGGAATGGATATGGCCGCTTTTTATTCACCGAAAGAGTGCGCACGCAAAGTGAAGCACATTATATTTTCACAAGAGAACGAACGTGTCATCGAAGAATTCCTGACCATCCTCGATATGAAAGAACGCTTTGTGGAACATGATGTTCCCATGCCGAACAAATTGGTCATGTTTGGTCCTCCCGGCACCGGGAAGACATTAACGGCATCTTATCTAGCCTCTCGGCTTAATCTCCCGCTGGTTCTTGTACGTCTGGACGCGATTATTCACAGCCATTTGGGAGAGACGGCTACGAATGTACGCAAACTTTTTGAGTATGCACGAATGAATCCCTGTGTCCTGTTTCTGGATGAGTTCGATGCCATTGGCCGTACCCGGGAGAGTAACGATGAGGTGAAAGAGATGGCCAGGGTGGTTAACACCTTATTGCAGTGTCTGGATGAATTCGAAGGCGATAGCGTACTGGTGGCAGCCACCAATTTGGAAACGCAACTGGATCATGCCGTCTGGCGTCGATTTGATACCAAAATAACGTATGGCATGCCGGATGAAGAGAGCAGACAGCGATATATCAACAAACTGGTCGGACAGTTCGAGCATCAGCCGGACCTGAAAGCATATATGTGCAAACAGTTGAAAGGGTGCAGCTTCGCAGATGTGGAGCAGATCGTGCTCAAAGCCAAGCGGAAAGCGATTATTGCGGACAGTCCGCTGCATGAACAATTGATAACGGATGCGTATGATGAGTATATGCCACGGTTGTTATCTACTTAA
- a CDS encoding glycosyl hydrolase 53 family protein: protein MNKKYISGCLVLFMLFCELGFWVRPAAAAGVNVALNKQVTVSAEDLQYGGNKEHAVDGNADTQWSADSRNEAGQPHWLMVDLGGTYQVSGAELTWKDKGQVVKYHVEVSTDGVQWTTGADERANETAHDTAKVSFQADDVRYVKITIPYYAGPDWWPGIAELKVWGQEEGLNPELITSYSPLTISTLKGIAPVMPAEVQAHYPNGKTADVPVSWNAVDPSQYASAGSFTVTGDVYGAPTQPVADIQVGGYRDDFVRGVDISTLTAIEDNGGKYLDSNGTERDLLDILKDRGVNYVRLRLWNDPQKSGGYNDKADVIRLAKRVKEKGMKILLDFHYSDEWAHPGQQLRPKAWEGLSFDELKKAVFDYTSEVVGELKSSGAMPDMVQIGNEINSGVLNGLNSNVNFDENVALLQSGVDGVRAVDGGDQVQIMIHLAEGGKPELFDWYFGEVEKRGLDYDIIGLSYYPFWHGTFADVRQTMNEVSAKYNKEVIIAETSYPFSYKNGDAHGNIIGSPEALHVGGATFPATVQGQHDAIAGIMDMIAEVPDGRGAGFFYWEPAWIAANVGWIASEGDAWENHAMFDYDEYPANGGYSFEGRALESLNVYKRGMDSLPADRQHLWAVIKRGSELVASDFTPSSWITLAPAIQAAENVYHQAYTSEILTQQETDQAAAELEAVMEQLEVIPANRKTLEDKIAEAGSFHEADWSTATWTVFSKALAKAKQVLADPRATQSEVDQAVISLDKAIKGLSDVDKTLLVQLIEETQQESESSYTYRSWNLLQTALQAAIVVRDKPDAIQSEVNQAREQLQQAGRDLVLLEALTTGKTATASTSAGTGGGQNNSPDGAIDSNPNTSWGTDQSVGSWWQVDLGAAANIRKIEMSMWSGGIKYRIEVSEDNENYVTMVDTTSDVVVSTSPRHILPENTLARYIRVTITAGSTWVGFMDFEAYGTFPADKSALQMTVDSASKLQQHQYTAASWSRFAKVLDTALEWMDDIEASVENISQADTALKEAMHQLVRQESAPGPSQPSQPSQPSSPGSPAVTVTAPETEQQTEKGSKLLKGTLVGEGKYSVQLNEQQLMQLAKGLDPGNQQLHIIADIAEPYHAVTFQLPVSSLAAWVQTQAVQSLELTVDQTSVSIPMKSLQGIYAATAKTLDVVISKGSTANLSEQQKAAIGNHSIIDVNLLVDGEVYPWTDRAIEIALAGIAKSGAEDTVPVVQSILPDGQMKPVMYSLYDEASQVLTFKPLQSGSFVMVEVHVSLTDIQAHSWAVNEVMSLYGKGIVSGMSENRFDPLEELTRAQFVHMVMQGMGDFHVPDTTVSSLSDITEGQWYTDSIRLGLEMNIVEGRPDGSFGVHERITREEMAVILERSMQAAKQDGTSSSNVFTGAEFSDNEDIAGYAKQAVSSMQRLGLLKGMLDGSFAPKQTANRAQGAVVVARMMELLY from the coding sequence GTGAACAAGAAATACATAAGCGGCTGTCTGGTCTTATTCATGCTGTTCTGTGAGCTGGGCTTCTGGGTACGTCCAGCTGCGGCGGCCGGAGTGAACGTTGCATTGAATAAACAGGTTACCGTTAGTGCGGAGGATCTGCAATACGGTGGTAACAAGGAACATGCCGTGGACGGCAACGCGGATACCCAATGGAGTGCAGACAGCAGGAATGAAGCGGGTCAGCCTCATTGGTTAATGGTCGATCTGGGAGGAACGTATCAGGTGTCAGGAGCTGAACTGACATGGAAAGATAAAGGCCAGGTTGTGAAATACCATGTTGAAGTGTCAACAGATGGCGTTCAATGGACTACAGGTGCAGATGAGAGAGCGAACGAAACAGCCCATGACACGGCCAAGGTGAGTTTTCAGGCTGATGACGTGAGATATGTGAAGATCACCATTCCTTATTATGCTGGACCGGATTGGTGGCCAGGCATTGCCGAGCTGAAAGTCTGGGGGCAGGAAGAGGGGCTTAATCCAGAATTAATTACGTCTTATTCGCCGCTTACCATTTCCACATTAAAAGGAATTGCGCCCGTAATGCCTGCTGAAGTGCAGGCTCATTATCCAAATGGAAAAACGGCAGATGTTCCAGTGTCATGGAACGCGGTAGATCCATCCCAGTATGCTTCAGCTGGAAGCTTCACCGTGACAGGTGATGTATATGGAGCGCCTACTCAACCGGTGGCTGACATTCAGGTTGGGGGATACCGGGATGATTTTGTACGTGGGGTGGACATTTCAACCCTAACGGCAATTGAAGACAATGGCGGTAAATATCTGGACAGCAATGGGACGGAAAGGGATCTGCTCGACATCCTTAAGGATCGTGGTGTGAACTATGTCCGACTCAGACTGTGGAATGATCCTCAGAAGTCAGGTGGATATAATGATAAAGCAGATGTCATCCGACTGGCCAAACGTGTGAAGGAAAAGGGAATGAAGATCCTGCTCGATTTCCATTATTCCGATGAGTGGGCTCACCCAGGTCAGCAGCTCCGGCCAAAGGCTTGGGAGGGCTTGTCCTTTGACGAATTGAAAAAGGCAGTATTCGATTATACTTCTGAGGTTGTAGGTGAATTGAAATCATCAGGCGCCATGCCAGACATGGTCCAGATCGGAAACGAAATTAACAGTGGTGTTCTGAATGGCTTGAACAGCAATGTGAATTTTGATGAGAATGTTGCTTTGCTGCAGAGTGGTGTAGATGGAGTGCGCGCCGTCGATGGGGGAGATCAGGTTCAGATCATGATCCATCTGGCTGAAGGCGGCAAACCGGAGCTGTTTGACTGGTACTTCGGAGAAGTGGAGAAGCGCGGGCTGGATTATGACATTATCGGGCTATCCTACTATCCGTTCTGGCACGGAACCTTCGCAGATGTACGACAGACGATGAATGAAGTCTCCGCCAAATATAATAAAGAAGTAATTATTGCCGAGACATCATATCCGTTTTCCTACAAAAATGGAGATGCCCACGGCAACATTATTGGCAGTCCAGAGGCCCTTCATGTGGGGGGCGCAACGTTCCCGGCTACGGTGCAAGGTCAGCATGATGCCATTGCCGGCATTATGGATATGATTGCAGAAGTTCCTGATGGACGCGGAGCGGGCTTTTTCTACTGGGAGCCGGCATGGATTGCCGCGAATGTGGGTTGGATTGCTTCAGAGGGAGATGCATGGGAGAACCATGCCATGTTCGACTATGATGAATATCCTGCCAATGGAGGGTACTCATTCGAGGGTCGTGCCTTGGAATCACTGAATGTGTACAAACGAGGGATGGACTCTCTGCCCGCAGACCGCCAGCATTTATGGGCTGTCATTAAACGTGGAAGCGAATTGGTGGCTTCTGATTTTACACCATCCAGCTGGATAACCCTGGCACCAGCCATTCAGGCAGCGGAGAACGTATATCACCAAGCCTATACTTCAGAGATTCTGACACAACAGGAGACCGACCAAGCCGCAGCCGAACTCGAAGCCGTTATGGAGCAGCTTGAAGTTATCCCTGCCAATCGGAAAACCCTTGAAGACAAGATTGCAGAAGCAGGATCATTCCATGAAGCAGATTGGTCAACCGCAACATGGACCGTTTTTAGCAAAGCGCTCGCCAAGGCCAAACAAGTACTGGCTGATCCAAGAGCGACCCAGAGCGAAGTGGATCAGGCAGTGATAAGTTTGGACAAAGCCATTAAGGGATTGTCTGATGTAGACAAAACCCTGCTGGTACAGCTCATTGAAGAGACGCAGCAGGAGAGTGAATCATCGTATACTTATCGGAGCTGGAACCTCTTGCAGACCGCGTTGCAGGCAGCAATTGTGGTGAGAGACAAGCCCGATGCCATCCAGTCTGAAGTCAATCAAGCACGGGAACAGCTTCAACAAGCGGGTCGTGACCTGGTTCTGCTCGAAGCTCTAACAACGGGGAAGACAGCAACAGCTTCCACAAGTGCAGGAACGGGCGGCGGACAGAACAACTCGCCAGATGGAGCGATTGACAGCAACCCGAATACATCATGGGGAACCGATCAAAGTGTAGGCAGCTGGTGGCAAGTGGACCTCGGCGCCGCTGCCAATATCCGTAAGATAGAAATGTCCATGTGGAGTGGAGGCATAAAATACAGAATCGAAGTATCTGAAGACAATGAAAATTACGTCACGATGGTGGATACCACAAGTGATGTTGTGGTATCCACCAGTCCAAGACACATTCTGCCGGAAAACACTCTGGCGCGTTATATTCGGGTTACCATCACGGCCGGTTCGACATGGGTAGGTTTCATGGATTTTGAGGCATATGGAACGTTCCCTGCGGACAAATCTGCTCTTCAGATGACCGTGGACTCTGCTTCGAAGCTGCAGCAGCATCAGTATACGGCTGCAAGTTGGAGCAGATTTGCAAAGGTGCTGGACACAGCCTTAGAGTGGATGGATGATATTGAAGCTTCAGTAGAGAATATCAGTCAAGCTGACACCGCATTAAAAGAGGCCATGCATCAGTTGGTCCGGCAAGAGTCAGCCCCTGGACCGTCGCAGCCAAGCCAGCCGTCACAGCCATCCTCTCCGGGGAGTCCGGCAGTTACCGTAACTGCACCTGAAACCGAACAACAGACAGAAAAGGGTTCCAAACTTTTAAAAGGAACTTTGGTCGGGGAAGGGAAATATTCGGTTCAACTGAATGAACAGCAGCTGATGCAATTGGCTAAAGGGCTGGACCCTGGAAACCAACAGCTGCATATCATTGCAGACATTGCTGAGCCATACCACGCTGTCACGTTCCAATTGCCTGTGAGTTCACTCGCAGCATGGGTTCAGACACAGGCGGTACAGTCACTGGAGCTGACAGTAGATCAGACATCGGTAAGTATACCAATGAAATCACTTCAGGGGATCTATGCTGCGACTGCCAAAACACTGGATGTGGTAATATCGAAAGGCTCTACTGCGAATCTATCCGAGCAGCAAAAAGCAGCGATCGGTAATCATTCCATTATCGATGTGAATCTGTTGGTGGATGGTGAAGTGTATCCTTGGACGGATCGAGCCATTGAGATTGCATTAGCGGGTATAGCTAAATCGGGGGCAGAGGATACGGTTCCCGTTGTGCAATCCATTTTGCCCGATGGTCAGATGAAGCCCGTCATGTATTCGTTATATGATGAGGCTTCACAGGTACTGACGTTCAAGCCCCTTCAATCCGGTTCCTTCGTTATGGTTGAGGTGCATGTGTCTCTGACGGATATACAAGCACATTCATGGGCAGTGAATGAAGTGATGAGTCTGTATGGTAAAGGGATCGTCTCAGGGATGTCCGAGAACCGTTTCGACCCGCTGGAAGAACTGACCAGAGCCCAATTCGTGCATATGGTTATGCAGGGAATGGGTGACTTTCATGTTCCAGACACAACCGTATCCTCGCTAAGTGATATAACCGAAGGACAATGGTATACGGATTCGATTCGTCTTGGTTTGGAGATGAACATTGTT
- a CDS encoding YceI family protein codes for MNKKTKTWVISGVAAIAILGGGGYYLANSYMGNNVDIEQVLPASTAAATTDTGTGTAVANEAASAEQLNGDWTISERSKVYFSVTTSQETVNFVDEQVSGTWTINVDDASQMKAEGQIEMSGIDSGNGQRDGHVKEADFFDVSTHPQATFTATSFEGVPAAWTAGQTADFKMNGTITVKGIEKEVTFDAKAAYENDQVLLSATTTVTFEDFGMENPHSVVLSTENDIQVQLELKLDK; via the coding sequence ATGAACAAAAAGACAAAAACATGGGTGATATCCGGCGTGGCCGCAATCGCAATTCTTGGGGGCGGAGGTTACTATCTCGCTAACAGTTATATGGGTAACAACGTAGATATTGAGCAGGTACTTCCAGCGAGCACAGCAGCAGCCACAACAGATACAGGCACAGGTACAGCTGTTGCAAATGAAGCAGCCAGCGCGGAGCAATTGAACGGGGATTGGACAATCAGCGAACGCTCGAAGGTGTATTTCTCTGTAACGACATCACAGGAGACCGTCAATTTTGTGGACGAGCAGGTAAGTGGAACCTGGACAATTAATGTAGACGATGCTTCCCAGATGAAAGCGGAAGGCCAGATCGAGATGAGCGGAATTGATTCGGGTAACGGTCAGCGCGATGGTCACGTGAAAGAAGCCGATTTCTTCGATGTTAGCACGCATCCGCAAGCGACTTTTACCGCAACTTCATTTGAAGGCGTACCTGCGGCGTGGACTGCAGGACAAACAGCTGATTTTAAAATGAACGGCACCATTACGGTTAAAGGCATCGAAAAAGAGGTCACATTTGATGCTAAGGCCGCATATGAAAATGACCAGGTATTGCTGTCTGCCACGACAACGGTAACCTTCGAAGACTTCGGTATGGAGAACCCACACTCTGTCGTGTTATCTACCGAGAATGATATCCAGGTTCAACTGGAACTGAAACTTGACAAATAA